The DNA region CGGCCGACCAGGACTACACCGGCCCGGGCGCCCGCTGGCCCGAACCCTGGCTGGCCGGCCGCCGCAAGCCGCCGGGCCCCGGCGCCGACCGGGTCGCCCCGCGCCTGCGACTGCTGCGCGAGCCCGCCCCGCCCGTCCACCGCCGCTGGCGGCCGACCACCGCGCCGAAGGAGTGACGATGCCGGACCTGCCCCGCTTCACCGCCGCCGCCGTGCAGGCCGCCCCGGTCTACCTGGACCCGGCCGCCACCGTGGACAAGGCCGTCGCGCTGATCCAGGAGGCGGCCGGGCACGGCGCCGAACTGGTGGTCTTCCCCGAGGTGTTCGTGCCCGGCTACCCCTACTGGAACTGGACGATGACCCCGGTGCAGGGCTCGCCCTGGTACGAGCGGCTGTACCGCGCCGCCGTGGACGTCCCCGGCCCGTACGTCGACACCCTGCGCGCCGCCGCCCGGCAGGCCGGGGTGGTGCTGGTGATCGGCGTCAACGAGCGCGGCCGGCACAGCCTCGGGGTGCTCCACAACACCCTGCTGATCATCGGCTCTGACGGGGAACTCCTAGGCGTTCACCGCAAGTTGGTGCCGACCTGGGCGGAGAAGCTGACCTGGACCCAGGGCGACGGCAGCTCGCTGCGGGTGCACCGCACGGCCGTCGGACCGCTCGGCGCGCTCGCCTGCGGGGAGAACACCAACACCCTGGCCCGCTTCACCCTGCTGGCGCAGGGCGAACTCGTCCACGCCGCGAGCTACATCGCCCTGCCGGTGGCCCCCGAGGACTACGACATGGCGGAGGCGATCGCGCTGCGCGCCGCGGCCCACTGCTTCGAGGGCAAGCTGTTCACCGTGGTCTCCTGCTCCACCATCTCACCGGAGATGGTGGACCTGATCGCCGGCGAGGACCAGCAGGTCCGCAAGCAGCTCGCCCGCCCGCGCAACGCGCTGTCCGGGATCTTCGGCCCGGACGGCCGGGCGGTCACCGAACCGCTGGTGGACGAGGAGGGCATCGTCTACGCCGAGATCGACCTCGGCCGGTGCATCCAGCCCAAGCAGATGCACGACATCGTCGGCCACTACAACCGCTTCGACGTCTTCCGGCTGCACGTGGACAACCGTCCGCTGCGGCCCCTGGTGCTCCCGGAGGAGGAGGCATGACCAGCGAGAACGGCTACGACGACGACCGGATCGGCCGGGCCCGCGTCCACGACAGCCCCGAACTACTCGCCTACTACGGGGAGTTGGCCAAGCACGAGGCCGGCGCGCTGTGGACGGTGGCGAACGAGATCGAGCCCTGGTACCCGCAGC from Kitasatospora cathayae includes:
- a CDS encoding carbon-nitrogen hydrolase family protein: MPDLPRFTAAAVQAAPVYLDPAATVDKAVALIQEAAGHGAELVVFPEVFVPGYPYWNWTMTPVQGSPWYERLYRAAVDVPGPYVDTLRAAARQAGVVLVIGVNERGRHSLGVLHNTLLIIGSDGELLGVHRKLVPTWAEKLTWTQGDGSSLRVHRTAVGPLGALACGENTNTLARFTLLAQGELVHAASYIALPVAPEDYDMAEAIALRAAAHCFEGKLFTVVSCSTISPEMVDLIAGEDQQVRKQLARPRNALSGIFGPDGRAVTEPLVDEEGIVYAEIDLGRCIQPKQMHDIVGHYNRFDVFRLHVDNRPLRPLVLPEEEA